A stretch of the Pelmatolapia mariae isolate MD_Pm_ZW linkage group LG23, Pm_UMD_F_2, whole genome shotgun sequence genome encodes the following:
- the LOC134620803 gene encoding glucagon-1-like: protein MKSIHSLAGILLVLGFVQSSWQVPLHDADDSLSFESDNTLNDEPVELSSMKRHSEGTFSNDYSKYLEDRKAQDFVRWLMNNKRSGAAEKQHADGTFTSDVSSFLKDQAIKDFVANLKSGQVRRESEMERWGETFSKRHVDGSFTSDVNKVLDSMAAKEYLLWVMTSKPSGESKKRQADE from the exons ATGAAAAGCATTCACTCCCTGGCTGGCATCCTCCTGGTCCTCGGCTTTGTCCAGAGCAGTTGGCAGGTTCCTCTGCATGATGCTGATGACAGCTTAAG TTTTGAGTCAGACAACACATTAAATGACGAGCCTGTGGAGTTGTCGAGCATGAAGAGACATTCAGAGGGAACTTTCTCAAATGACTACAGTAAATATCTGGAGGACAGGAAAGCACAGGACTTTGTTCGGTGGCTGATGAACAACAAGAGGAGCGG tGCTGCCGAGAAGCAACATGCAGATGGCACCTTCACCAGTGATGTAAGCTCCTTCCTCAAAGACCAGGCAATCAAAGACTTTGTTGCCAACCTCAAGTCTGGACAAGTCCGAAGAGA ATCTGAAATGGAAAGATGGGGTGAAACATTCAGCAAGAGGCACGTAGATGGAAGCTTCACCAGCGATGTGAACAAGGTACTGGATTCCATGGCCGCCAAGGAATATTTACTCTGGGTCATGACCTCCAAGCCTTCAGGGGAAAG taAGAAAAGACAAGCAGATGAATGA
- the dpp4 gene encoding dipeptidyl peptidase 4, translating into MSTYVDARSWEVSIAKVLLGIFGAAVVVVLIAVPTAIFLNEKNDEASIRSFTLEDVFNSSLKPKSYNIRWISDHEYLHTSVGSVFLYDVATDKISDFLSKDRFMDKNAYDYQLSADRRYVAFMSNYSKLWRHSFTASYSLYDRESDTFITPSDIPDKVQYFAWAPEGNKLAFVWNNNVYIKTSPNSTSQQVTFNGEENKILNGIPDWVYEEEMFSSNQGLWWSPGGKNLAYAEFNDTAVHTIEYSWYGENQYPSTVSIPYPKPGTPNPTVKLFVVDTDNATKISEVVVPDSFGSVEHYLSTVTWVSDERLAVQWLKRVQNHLILQIYSFNGFRWNTYEHLEVASTGWIGRFSPSEPVFAADKNSYYLLMSDTQQYKHIHHVVGGKATAITSGEWEVIDILKVTTDSVYFSSNEEGGKPGGRNVYKWTQQETKCLTCNLRENCQYNSAYFSHNASYYRMSCSGPGTPFYSLMDNINNREQKVLEDNKEFVSMISGIQMPTMRQGTIKLGEYNLWYQMILPPGFDESKKYPLLIDVYAGPCSQKVNYVYRVNWSTYLASTEKIIVASFDGRGSGYQGDKLMYEIYKSLGTKEVEDQITAAREFIKMGFIDKDRVAIWGWSYGGYVTSMVLGSGSGVFKCGMAVAPVSKWRYYDSIYTERYMILPSQNSEGYDNTTVTARARNFHSVQYLLVHGTADDNVHFQQAAEISEALVEEQVDFEAMWYTDKDHGLAGAANQHVYTHMTHFLLRCFA; encoded by the exons atgtccacatatgtggacgccaggtcctggGAG GTTTCCATTGCCAAGGTGCTCCTCGGAATttttggggcagctgtggtcgTCGTTTTGATAGCGGTCCCCACGGCTATATTTCTTAATG AAAAGAACGACGAGGCGAGCATTAGATCTTTCACCCTTGAGGACGTCTTCAACAGCTCACTGAAACCCAAATCCTACAACATCAGGTGGATTTCTG ATCATGAATATCTGCATACGTCAGTAGGCTCAGTGTTCCTCTATGACGTCGCAACAGACAAGATATCAGACTTCTTGAGCAAAGACAGATTT ATGGACAAAAATGCCTATgattaccagctgtcagctgacCGCCGATACGTTGCATTCATGAGCAACTACTCCAAG CTGTGGAGACATTCATTTACAGCTTCATATTCACTTTATGACCGGGAGTCAGA CACATTTATCACACCCTCTGACATTCCTGATAAAGTCCAGTACTTTGCCTGGGCCCCTGAAGGGAACAAACTG gCCTTTGTTTGGAACAATAATGTGTATATAAAGACCAGCCCCAACTCTACATCACAACAAGTCACATTCAATGGCGAGgaaaataagattttaaatGGAATCCCAGACTGGGTGTATGAGG AGGAAATGTTCTCATCCAACCAAGGTCTCTGGTGGTCACCTGGAGGAAAGAACTTGGCTTACGCTGAGTTTAATGACACTGCGGTCCACACTATTGAATACTCGTGGTATGGTGAAAACCAGTACCCCAGCACTGTTTCTATTCCATATCCAAAG CCAGGAACTCCCAATCCCACAGTGAAGCTATTTGTTGTGGACACTGACAATGCAACAAAAATCTCTGAAGTTGTTGTTCCAGACTCATTTGGCTCAGT TGAGCACTACTTGTCTACTGTAACCTGGGTGAGTGATGAGCGTCTAGCTGTCCAGTGGCTAAAGAGAGTACAAAACCATCTCATCCTTCAGATCTACAGCTTTAATGGATTCAGATGGAATACTTATGag CATCTGGAGGTGGCGAGCACTGGCTGGATTGGACGG TTCTCTCCATCAGAACCAGTTTTTGCCGCAGATAAGAACAGCTATTACCTGCTCATGAGTGACACCCAGCAATACAAGCACATCCATCATGTGGTTGGG GGCAAGGCTACAGCCATCACTTCTGGAGAATGGGAAGTTATTGACATTCTGAAAGTCACAACAGATAGTGT ATATTTTTCAAGTAATGAAGAGGGTGGCAAGCCAGGAGGAAGAAACGTTTACAA gTGGACACAACAAGAAACCAAGTGTCTGACGTGTAATCTACGTGAAAACTGTCAGTATAACTCCGCTTACTTCAGCCACAATGCCTCCTATTACCGCATGAGCTGCAGTG GTCCTGGCACTCCTTTCTATTCTCTCATGGATAACATAAACAACAGAG AGCAAAAAGTTTTGGAAGACAACAAGGAATTTGTGAGCATGATTTCTGGTATTCAAATGCCAACCATGCGTCAAGGCACCATCAAATTGGGCGAATACA ATCTCTGGTACCAGATGATTTTGCCTCCAGGCTTTGATGAGTCCAAGAAATACCCTTTACTGATCGATGT GTACGCAGGTCCATGCAGTCAGAAAGTAAACTACGTCTACAGGGTAAACTGGTCCACCTACCTGGCAAGCACTGAGAAAATCATTGTTGCTAGCTTTGACGGAAGAGGGAGCGGTTACCAGGGCGACAAGTTAATGTATGAAATTTACAAAAGCCTGGGAACCAAAGAGGTGGAAGATCAGATAACAGCAGCCAG ggAATTCATCAAAATGGGATTCATTGACAAAGACAGAGTTGCTATTTGGGGATGG TCCTACGGAGGATATGTCACATCCATGGTCTTGGGATCTGGCAGTGGAGTTTTCAAGTGTGGAATGGCAGTTGCTCCAGTCTCCAAATGGCGCTATTATG ATTCCATCTACACAGAGCGTTACATGATATTGCCTTCACAGAATTCTGAAGGTTACGAT AACACAACAGTAACTGCCAGGGCCAGGAACTTCCATTCAGTGCAGTATCTTCTTGTTCATGGAACAGCCGATG ACAATGTCCATTTCCAGCAGGCAGCAGAGATCTCAGAAGCTCTGGTTGAGGAGCAGGTGGACTTTGAGGCCATG TGGTACACAGACAAGGATCATGGGCTCGCTGGCGCTGCCAATCAACATGTCTATACCCACATGACTCACTTTCTACTCAGGTGCTTTGCATAA